The genomic window gagggacaagcgggaggggcggggagaggctggcagggcaggagccggGCGGGGTGCTGGCTCCAACTGGAAAGGAACCGGTCCCAGCCCAGCCGGGGAGGCTGCGGGAGAGCCGGCAGCGCTGGGCATAGCacaccggccccggccccggccccggccccggccccggccccggccccggcccgagCAGCCGCCGCTCGCCATGGGCACCGCGCCCCGCGTTAGTGCCGCGGCccccgcggggcgggcgggaggaTCTCCCCGTGTCACATGTGGGACGGGAGGCTCGGAGGGGGACCTGCAGCCTGGGCGGGGGTCAGGGGGGAGCGGGAGAAAGCAGCGGGGCTTGGGGGAGATGGATGCAGAGCCAGTTGGTGAAGCGGGCATGGCTTCCCGGAGCTACAGTCTTGCTGGGCAACCCACTAATTCTGAGTTTGTACTGTAGGCTGGGTCTGTGAAGGCAGGGAAGATGCCAGAAGGGGAGAAAATGAGACAATGTAAGCaagaagaggagcagcagcagaaagaagaggagcgGGAGGGTCTCATCGAATTCTACAGTTCCTACCAGGAGCTATTCCAGTTCTTCTGCAGCAACACAACCATCCACGGGGCTATCCGCCTGGTGTGCTCCAAAAAGAATAAGATGAAGACAGCCTTCTGGTCTGTTCTCTTCTTTCTCACCTTCGGCTTAATGTACTGGCAGTTTGGGATCCTCTACAGGGAGTACTTCAGCTACCCTGTCAACCTCAACCTCAACCTTAACTCGGACAGGCTGACTTTCCCGGCCGTGACGCTGTGCACCCTCAATCCGTACAGGTAAGAAACAGGCTGCAGAGATGTTGACTGCTGTGACTTTGATGGGTGTAGGAACACGGCACAAACTCACTGTGGTTCTCCTCATGATCCTCGACTGCCCACTGTTGTAGCGGTGCCGGTGGAAAGGACGCTTTTCAGAGGGAggcctttgctgctgcagggcactCACAGTGAGGCATGTGGGTTTAGGCAGCGCTCCTTGGTGGTGTATGTTAGCAGGCTGCAGTGTAAAGTGCCACAGGGCTAGAGCAGATTTACTTCTCTCCTGCAAGATAGCCTCCAGCAAGGGGTTAGATTTACAACTCGTGGCAGGAATGCCCGGAATCACCCCAGCAAACTTTGCTGCCTGTCTTATTCAGAGCTGTTTGTGTGCTggttttctctcccccctctaTAGATACAGTGCCATCCGAAAGCAGCTGGATCAGCTGGACCAAATCACCCACCAAACACTGCTGGACCTCTATGACTACAACATGTCTCTGCCACAAAGCGACTGGTCCACAGTGTCCACACAAAGACGTAGCTCAAGGAGCCTGCTCCATCATGTCCAGCGCCATCCTTTGCGGAGGCAGAAGCGGGATAACTTAGTCAACTTGCCAGAGAACAGTCCTTCAGTGGACAAGAATGACTGGAAAATTGGCTTTGTTCTGGTGAGATCCCTAGATACCCTGCGCCCTACCCACTCCAGTCTCTGCCTGGCTACTTTTGTCTTGTTAGACCCTTGGCCATGCCTCTCCTTACGTAGAAGTCTGATTAATCTCCACTGGCTATTGCTAATGACAGATAAAGGTAGAGCTGAATCCTTTGCTCCATACAGTCCCGCTCCCCAGATTCTGCCCCTGTCCATGTCCCAGGCCCCAGGGGACATGTCCGTGTCAGTGTACATCTCTTCCTAAGAGCAGCGAAACCTTGTCCTTCCTGAGGGTACATCAGCCTTGCAGTTGCCTTTGAGAGCTGTTTATCAGCATCAGCTGCTGCATTGCCCAATAATAGCAAAGGAGAAAGTATTTGATGGTCCTGGGCCGCCTGAAATGTGATCATGGTCGCAACTGCTCTTAGGTAGCAGCTTCCTCGCCCTAGGGTAtctgtgtttgcatttaaaaaggCACTGAAGGACTGAGGCTAATCACTCTGCAGTTAACTGGAGTTCCCACAGGATCACAAACGTTTTTCTGGACACACCCTGAAGGAAGGGCTCCCCACGCAAGAATTTAAAGCTCCTGGTTTTATACCAGGTAGAATTTATGTGCAGATTGCCCTGCACaccttgctgcctcctgggTTTTACTCAGCCTCGCTTATTCACCTGGCGTTTCCCTTCCACCGAGGAGCTGCCCTGTGTTTTCCCCATACCCTGCTGATCACCTGTTGGTCACACACAGGAGTTCTGTGTAACTCTTCACTGCCTCGGTCatctcctgcctgtgctgagggAGCACAGCTtatccacaggcagagccttgTCTCCTGGACAACAAGACTTCTCTGACATGGCTGGTTTTCTCCTTCTTAACAGTGCAATGAAAACAACGACTGTTTCCATCAGGCGTACTCCTCGGGAGTGGATGCCGTGCGGGAATGGTACAGCTTTCACTATATCAATATCCTGGCGCAGGTGCCTGATGCAAAAGCCCTGGATGAGTCTGACTTTGAGAATTTTATCTATGCTTGCCGCTTCAATGAGGCAACGTGTGACAAGGCGTAAGTAGTGGAAACATCCCTGCAAACACTTGTTTTGTGCCTGGGTTCGAGGGGAATCGAGGAACCCACATTAGAGAACCTCTTTTCTGAGGTGGGGTCGTTCCTTGTTCAGCTCCCATTGTGTCAAATGATCTTCCTTGAGTCTTTTCTGTGGGTTGTGCTTATCAGGGTCACAGGTTCATCCAGGTTCACCTGGAACTATGAACCTCAGAGGatgatttctcctttttctgggtTCCAcacaaatgaaataattatacTGGTACAAACGCCAGAGCGGGCACAGATGTACAGCGtagaagtatttttattctaCTCTCCACAGTGGTAAAGTGGTACATATCAGCCCACAtacaggaagaagagaagagagagttgatacaaaaagaaagtaaaaaaatatcCCACTTTTCTCCTGCCATTATTGGTCAAAAATCCCCAAGGAGGTAGTGGAACGAAACCCATCTgcaagggaggaaaaggggtaGGAAAAGCTAAGAGTTTCATCAGTATTAGGAAGATAATACAGTAATTGCTAGCACTGCTAAAACCCATTTGGGCTCTGAAAAGCAGTATGAAAAACCTCGTGGAAAAACCTGTCCAGCTCCGGGACATTTTTTACAGcacattttaattgcttttccgTGTTTGGGCGAGTTTACATAACAAATACTGCCCATCTGCTGTaagcccctctccctgctgatgGAAAACAGAGTTGTTCCTTTCAGAAATCCCTTCCCCTTGATTTCACAGCCCTTCTCATTCTGTGTTAATGTTTATCTTCCCCTCTCAGGAATTATACCCACTTCCACCATCCCTTGTATGGGAACTGCTATACCTTTAAtgacaacagcagcagcctgtggacATCCTCGCTGCCTGGGATCAATAATGGTGGGTGAGAGGCACCCCTTGGTGAGTAAGGAGAACAGCTTAGCTCTGTTTTCCCTAGGAGTTATGGGCATCCTGCTGTGCTTAGTACTGGTGGTGGCAGAttgcagccctgctctgtctcGCCCAAGCTGTTTTCACCCATGTGGAGACAGCTGTCTCATGGACATGGCTGTCCCTCACTGCTGCCCACTGAACTCTCTCTCCCTCAGCAGTGCCTGATCCTTATGCTCTTTGCTTCCTCTGGTCTTGTGCTGGCCCTTCCTGAAGTCGGCTGCTGAGCCACAGTGCTGTGTTCCTGGTCTtcaccttctccttctccattttcctctttcaagAAACTGACCTATTTGTGTTCCTAAACTCCCTGAAACCTTTCTAGGCCAAATCTTCAGGCTTTTCTTCCATCCGGCTCCAAGTCTCTCCATGAAATCTCTCTCAATTCCCAGTTGTGTTTTTTCTCAGCCACAGTGATGAAATCCAGTTTTCTCTGGCCTCTTCTGGAGCCTCCAGCTTTGTCACTGGCCTCCCTCCAGCCACTCTCTATTGTTGCCAAGCTTTGGTGCAGCCCTGGTTGATGTCTGTCTTTTCCTTTATCTCTTTCAGACTCCCTTTTAACCaccctgctctccctcctctgctgcaccACAGCTGGCCATGACCTCCCTCGCTCTCTGATATTCCCTCAGGTCTCTCTCTGGTGGTGCGCACCGAACAGAATGATTTCATCCCTCTGCTGTCCACGGTGACAGGAGCCAGGGTCATGGTCCATGACCAGAATGAGCCAGCCTTCATGGATGATGGGGGTTTCAACGTTCGTCCTGGCATCGAGACCTCCATCAGCATGAGAAAGGTGAGGAAGCAGAAGGGGTGAGAGCTGTGGATGGGAGGTTATGGGGAGGTTCAACCTGTGGACCTAGTGTGTGTTTAAGGGAGGGGATTAATCACATGGAGTGAAGGGAGAGGAAGAACAGCTTG from Corvus hawaiiensis isolate bCorHaw1 chromosome 2, bCorHaw1.pri.cur, whole genome shotgun sequence includes these protein-coding regions:
- the SCNN1A gene encoding amiloride-sensitive sodium channel subunit alpha isoform X2, with translation MPEGEKMRQCKQEEEQQQKEEEREGLIEFYSSYQELFQFFCSNTTIHGAIRLVCSKKNKMKTAFWSVLFFLTFGLMYWQFGILYREYFSYPVNLNLNLNSDRLTFPAVTLCTLNPYRYSAIRKQLDQLDQITHQTLLDLYDYNMSLPQSDWSTVSTQRRSSRSLLHHVQRHPLRRQKRDNLVNLPENSPSVDKNDWKIGFVLCNENNDCFHQAYSSGVDAVREWYSFHYINILAQVPDAKALDESDFENFIYACRFNEATCDKANYTHFHHPLYGNCYTFNDNSSSLWTSSLPGINNGLSLVVRTEQNDFIPLLSTVTGARVMVHDQNEPAFMDDGGFNVRPGIETSISMRKEMTVRLGGSYSDCTEDGSDVPVQNLYSSRYTEQVCIRSCFQLNMVERCGCAYYFYPLPSGAEYCDYRKHTAWGYCYYKLLAEFKADVLGCFHKCRKPCKMTEYQLSAGYSRWPSAVSEDWVFYMLSQQNKYNITSKRNGVAKVNIFFEEWNYKTNGESPAFTVVTLLSQLGNQWSLWFGSSVLSVMELAELVLDFIAITFILAFRWFRSRQKFSPPGPAPNSQDNTAFQDEAPALSAPHRFTVEAVVTTLPSYNSLEPRGPSRDGEVGHE
- the SCNN1A gene encoding amiloride-sensitive sodium channel subunit alpha isoform X1 gives rise to the protein MGTAPRAGSVKAGKMPEGEKMRQCKQEEEQQQKEEEREGLIEFYSSYQELFQFFCSNTTIHGAIRLVCSKKNKMKTAFWSVLFFLTFGLMYWQFGILYREYFSYPVNLNLNLNSDRLTFPAVTLCTLNPYRYSAIRKQLDQLDQITHQTLLDLYDYNMSLPQSDWSTVSTQRRSSRSLLHHVQRHPLRRQKRDNLVNLPENSPSVDKNDWKIGFVLCNENNDCFHQAYSSGVDAVREWYSFHYINILAQVPDAKALDESDFENFIYACRFNEATCDKANYTHFHHPLYGNCYTFNDNSSSLWTSSLPGINNGLSLVVRTEQNDFIPLLSTVTGARVMVHDQNEPAFMDDGGFNVRPGIETSISMRKEMTVRLGGSYSDCTEDGSDVPVQNLYSSRYTEQVCIRSCFQLNMVERCGCAYYFYPLPSGAEYCDYRKHTAWGYCYYKLLAEFKADVLGCFHKCRKPCKMTEYQLSAGYSRWPSAVSEDWVFYMLSQQNKYNITSKRNGVAKVNIFFEEWNYKTNGESPAFTVVTLLSQLGNQWSLWFGSSVLSVMELAELVLDFIAITFILAFRWFRSRQKFSPPGPAPNSQDNTAFQDEAPALSAPHRFTVEAVVTTLPSYNSLEPRGPSRDGEVGHE